The Microbacterium forte sequence CACGACACGATCGGATGCCACGCCCTCGGCCTCGAGAAGATCGAGCACCTCGTGGGCGGCGGTGCAGAACTCCAGGTGCACCATGACCGGTGCCCCGGTCGTTCGATGCGCGTCGGCGACCGCGAGCAGCGTCGTGCGCTCGAAGGTGCTGATGCTCCAGTAGTCGACGCCCGCTTTGAGCATCCCGGCGCGCACCACGGCGCCATCGGGTGCTGCCGCACGGGGGACGTCGGGCGTCTCGAACACCAGTGCATCGTCGACGACCATGCCGCGAGTCACCTCGGAGACGAAGAGCTCGGCGAGGCGCTCGACGCCCCACACCTGCAGCGGATGATCCGCACCGTAATGCGCCTCGCGGTGGCGCCCCGTCGTCGCGACGACATGCATGCCGGTTCCTGCGCTGATGCGGGCCACCGCCTCGGGGTCGCGCCCGAGGCCGAACGGAGTGGCATCGACCATCGCCGTGAATCCGCTGGCCTTCAGCAGCGCGGCCTCGCGACCCGACAGGTCTTCGTCGTCGAGCTCGTCGCCGACGAGCAGCGGCGAGATCTGGAACAGATGCTCGTGATAGTTCGTCGCCCCGAGCTGCGCCGGGTCGACGTCGCCGAGCACGGTTCGGATGACGGGCATCAGCGCACCGACTCGGCAGCCTCGGCGAGCCGCTCGACGATCTCGGGGGTGAGGTCGATCTCGAACACGTCGGCGACGACCTGCGACCAGCCGTGGATGAAGTAGCGCCAGCCGTCGATCACGTGCAGTGCGCGCTCGGCCTGCTGCCCGCGCGCCTGGTGCAGGAACTCCAGCGACCCGCGGTAGTTGAACTCCCACACCCACGCGTCGGTCGGGAACACGACGTCGTCGGGCAGCGGCGACCCGGGGCGGTCCTTGCCGAGGCCCGTGGCGTTCACGATCAGCGACCCCGCCGGGGCGGCCGCGACGATCGCCGCGGCATCCTGCACCGTGTCGGTGCGCACGTAGGTGATCAGCCCCTCGGGGGTGCCGTGCTGGCGGTGCACCTCGCGCAGGTGGTCGAGCTTGTCGTCGTCGCGGGCGGTGACGGTGATCTTCGCCGGAGCGTCCGCGCGCTCGGCCAGCGCCCAGCTCAGGGCCGTGCCGGAGCCGCCGGCGCCGAGGATCACGACCTCGGCACCCGTGCGGGCGAAGTGGTCGGTCGGGAGGAAGTCGTTCAGCGCGAGGTCGACCGTGAGAGGGTCCTTGGCGCGGCCGATCAGACGATCGCCCCGCTTCGAGATGCTCGAGATCTCGGAGCACGATACGGCGAACGGGTCGAGCTCGTCGAAGAGGTCGGATGCCGCCGCGAAGACGTTCATCTTGTGAGTCGTGACGAGTGCGCCGCGGTGGTGGGGGTCGTCGCGGATCTGCTCGACCATCGCGACGTACTGCTCAGGGGTGGCATCCATCGGCAGGTCGTGCCCGATGAGGTTCTCGGTGGGGAGCCCCAGCACCTCGGCCCACTTCGGGAACACCTTCATGATCGACGACGAGCCGGTGCTCACGCCGACGAAGCCCATGTAGCCGCCGGTCGTGGTGGGGGGAGTCTCGGTGATGGTCATGGCCTGGTCCTTCAGAGTCGGGGAGAGACGGGGTGGGCGGGGGAGCGCCCTGCGAGCACGGCGAGCACGTCGTCGAGCGACATCGAGCCCATGTTGTCGACGGCCTGGGTCGTCTGGGCGCCGAGGTGCGGGGTGACGGTCACCCGATCTGCGAGGTCGTCGGCGAGCAGCGGGCTCGCACTCGCCGCGGTGTCGCCGTTCAGGGTGTCGGCGGCGTATGCACCCAGACGGCCGTCGCGCAGGGCGTCCGCGATGGCCGCCTCGTCGACGAGGTCGGGGCGCGCGGTGTTCACCAGGATCAGGCCCGGTCGGATGCTGTCGAGCCGCGCCGCGTCGACCAGCGTCTGTCCACCGGGGGCGTGCAGGGTGATCAGGTCGGCCGAGCGGAACAGCGCATCGAGATCGGTCGGCTCGGCACCGCTCTCGACGATGACGTCGGCCGGGAGGAAGGGGTCGGTCGCAAGAACCCTCGAGCCGAAGCCGCTCAGGCGACGGGCGACGCCCTGACCGATGCGTCCGAAGCCGACGATGCCGACTGTCGCAGCACCGAGCTCCCGCCCCCGTCGCACGCTCCAGTCGCCCGCGCGCACCCGGCGATCGCCGTCGGGGATGAACCGGAGTGCCGCGAGCATGAGACCGACGGCATGGTCGGCGACAGCATCCGCGTTCGCGCCCGGGGTGTTGGTCACGGGGATGCCGCGTCGCAGCGCCGCATCGAGATCGACGGCCTCGGTGCCGACGCCGTAGCGGGCGACGACCCTGAGGTTCGGAGCGGCCGCGAGGTGCTCGTCGGTCACCGGCCCCGTGCCGGCGATCCACCCCTCGGCTGCCGCGAGCAGGGGCGCGAGCTCGGCGAGACCGTGGTGCGCGGGTCCGCGGACGACCTCGTGACCCGCGGCCCTGGCCCGCCCCACGAGGTCGAGATCGCCGTCCGAGAACGACCGACTCGTGGCGAGGATGACGCCCATCAGCGCTCCTCGGCCGGCGGCGCGGCGGTGAACCACGGCTCGAGGGCCGCGTAGGCGTCGACGAAGCGGGCATGCCGCTGCGCGTGCACGGCGTGCCGACCGGCATCCGGTGCGAACTCCGCCGTGACCTCGCTGAGCGCCCTGGCCGCCGAGAAGTCCGCGAGCCCGAGCCCGACCGCACCGGTGACCGCGGCGCCGAGGCTGTTGGCCTCTTCGACGATCGTGCGGCGGCGGATCGGCACGCCCCAGACGTCGGCGAGGATGCCGAGCCACGCGTCGCTCTGCGCCCCGCCGCCGACCGCGTCGATGCGGTCGATCGCGGCTCCGGATTCGCGGAAGGCCTGGATGCAGGTGAGCAGGTTGTAGGCCACGCCTTCGAGCACGGCCCGCGTGAGGTGCGCGCGGGTGTGGTGCCGCCCGATGCCGACGAAGGCGCCCCGGGCGTGCGGGTCCCACAGGGGAGAGCGCTCGCCGAGGAGATAGGGCAGGAAGTAGAGGTCTTCCGTGTCGAGGTCGCCGCCGGCCTCTGCGGTGAGGCGCGCGGTGTCGGGGTGGGCGGGGTCGGGCGAGAGCGCCTCGGCGATCCACTGCACCGATGCCCCGCCGGCCTGCATGGTGGCGGTGGGCACGAACGAACCGGGCACGACGTTGTCGAAGGTCATGGTGCGCATCTGAGGGTCGTGCAGCGGGATGAGGCTGGCGAACGAGATCCACGACGACGTGCCCAGGCACACGTAGGCGCCGTCTTCGGGGGCGACGATGCCCGAGCCCACAGCGGCGAGCGGTCCGTCGCCGCCTCCCATGACCACGCGGACCGATGTCGACAACCCGAGGGCATCCGCAGACGCGGTCGTGAGCGTTCCGGCGACGGTCGTCGACTCGAGGATCTCGGGGAAGAGCGCGGCGTCGAGGCCGGCGGCGGCGAGAACCTCGGCCGACCACGTGCCCCGCAGCTGGTCGTAGGCGTTCGTGCCCGAGGCGTCGGAGCGCTCTGTCGCGAGGCGTCCGGTGAGCCGGTAGACGATGTAGTCCTTGGCGACGCAGAAATGGCGCACCCGAGCCCAGACATCCGGCTCGTTGTCCCGCACCCACATGATCTTCTCGATCGAGTACGTCGGGTTCAGACGGTGGCCGAGCGCGCGATACGCGTCCGCGGCGCCGAGCCGTTCTTCGAGCGCGCGGGTCTGCGCACCCGAGCGCGTATCGGCCCAGATGATCGCGGGGCGCACCGGCTCGCCGTGGGCGTCGAGCAGCACTGTGCCCATCATCTGGCCGCTGACGACGAGGCCGACGACGGTCTCGGGGGCGACTCCCGCGCGGACGAGCAGCTGCCGGGTCGCCGAGGCGACGGCATCCCACCAGTCCGCCGGATCCTGCTCGGCGATGCCGCCGGCGGCGAAGTGTGCGGGGTAGGGCACCGTGACCGAGGTCACGAGGCGCCCGTCGTCGTGGTGCAGGGACGCCTTGTTGCCGGTGGTGCCGAGGTCGTGCGCGATCAGCATGGCCGAGCCTATTCCGCGGAGGGGGACGCGGAATAGGGGCGCAGGTCGACGCCCTCGGCCGAGCGATACGCCCGGGAGCCCATGCCGTGCTCGAGCACCCAGCCGTAGTCGTGGCCGGCGCCGCCCGGATACACCGCGAGGAACGCATAGGGCTCGTCGCCCGTGTTCACCGACCGGTGCGCCCATCCGGGCGGGATGTAGCCGATGGTGCCCGGGAGCATGTCGAGCCACTCGGTGCGCTCGCCGTCGAACATGAGCAGACCGCCGCGGCCCTTCAGCGCGAGGTAGATCTCGCCCTGGTGGTTCGGATGCTGGTGCCCCTTGGTCATCCAGAGCTCACCCGAGGTGTCGCCGGGCATGATCGTCGTGATCGACTGCGGCAGCTCCCGGTCGGCCTCGGGCACGGGCGAGCTGGTCACCGTGTAGACGACGGGATCGTCGCCGGCGGATGCGGCGGCCCAGGCATCCGCGTCGAGGAACAGGCCCTCGAGGTCGGACATCCGGCGCGTGAGGGTGGGCCCCTCGGGCGAGAGCGTGAGCTTCTCGGCGTCGAACGCGATCGCCATCGGCGAGATCGGAGGGGTGTGGAACTGGGGCATCGATGCTCCTCGTGCGGGTGCTGCGGCGCTGCGCAACCTGTAATGACAAGTCGAGTGTACCTGTTATGACAAGTGGCGTCCAGTGCTCGGATGCGCGGGGCTGAGCGCGCGGGTGTGGGCGCGGGTGGCGGGGCCGCTGCCGGCGGGACGCGAGATCAGGAGGATCGACCCGAATCAGGCGAGAAGGGCGAGAATCATCCTGATCTCGACGCATTCTCCTGATCTCAGGATGCTGCGTGCAGCGCGCGTGCGAGGTGGGACCTGCCGTCGCGGACCGCCCCGGACGCCACCTCCTCGACCCCCGGATATTCGGCGTGGCCCGCGGGGAGGACGGCGAGTTCGAGCATCCGAGCCGCGTTCGCGACGCCGAACTGTCCGGGCGGCGGCACGTACGGGTCCCACAGCGCCGCCTCGACGCGCACCGGGATGCGGGCGAAGCCGAGGGCCGTCGAGGCGTCGAACAGGCGCAGCACTTCGCGGGCCTCCGGATGCGCCGCGACGTGGTCGCGCACAGTCTCGCCGCTGCCGACGCAGTGCACGGCGAGGCGCTCGTCGTACTGTCCGAAGCTCGGCACGATGAGGGTCGCCCCGACGTAGCGGTCGTCCCACGGCAGGGCGAGCGCGCCGATGCCGCCGCCGAAGCTCTCGCCGACGTAATAGAGGGGCAGGGCGCCGACGAGGGTGGTGAGAGCATCCGCAGCGAGCCAGAGGTCTCGGGCGCAGAGGCCGAGCACGTACGAGTCCGGGCTCTCGATCCCGGACAGCACATGCTCGGCCTGGGGTGCGGGGGCGCCGACGCCCGTGTTCAGCGTGGGCAGCCCTCGGGCGACGGGGAAGATCGCGGCCGCATCGTCGGGTATGCGAGCGAGGTCGACCGCATCCCGTCCGCCGTAGCCGTGGCTGTGCACGACACCGACGCGCGCCGGGGCGGCGAGGGGGTCGACCAGCCAGGCGCGCAGGCGGGTGCCGTCGACTCCCGCATGCTCGATGACCGACACACGTCGGCCGTGCGCGGTCTCGGCGGACAGCACAGTGGGTGCGGCATCCACCGTCTTCGCCTGCTGTCGCCAGCCCTGCC is a genomic window containing:
- a CDS encoding shikimate dehydrogenase family protein gives rise to the protein MTITETPPTTTGGYMGFVGVSTGSSSIMKVFPKWAEVLGLPTENLIGHDLPMDATPEQYVAMVEQIRDDPHHRGALVTTHKMNVFAAASDLFDELDPFAVSCSEISSISKRGDRLIGRAKDPLTVDLALNDFLPTDHFARTGAEVVILGAGGSGTALSWALAERADAPAKITVTARDDDKLDHLREVHRQHGTPEGLITYVRTDTVQDAAAIVAAAPAGSLIVNATGLGKDRPGSPLPDDVVFPTDAWVWEFNYRGSLEFLHQARGQQAERALHVIDGWRYFIHGWSQVVADVFEIDLTPEIVERLAEAAESVR
- a CDS encoding acetylxylan esterase, whose translation is MSISPSPYDIWFADAEFDASYGHTLSTLRAIAPVAAPDGFAERWQGWRQQAKTVDAAPTVLSAETAHGRRVSVIEHAGVDGTRLRAWLVDPLAAPARVGVVHSHGYGGRDAVDLARIPDDAAAIFPVARGLPTLNTGVGAPAPQAEHVLSGIESPDSYVLGLCARDLWLAADALTTLVGALPLYYVGESFGGGIGALALPWDDRYVGATLIVPSFGQYDERLAVHCVGSGETVRDHVAAHPEAREVLRLFDASTALGFARIPVRVEAALWDPYVPPPGQFGVANAARMLELAVLPAGHAEYPGVEEVASGAVRDGRSHLARALHAAS
- a CDS encoding NAD(P)-dependent oxidoreductase codes for the protein MGVILATSRSFSDGDLDLVGRARAAGHEVVRGPAHHGLAELAPLLAAAEGWIAGTGPVTDEHLAAAPNLRVVARYGVGTEAVDLDAALRRGIPVTNTPGANADAVADHAVGLMLAALRFIPDGDRRVRAGDWSVRRGRELGAATVGIVGFGRIGQGVARRLSGFGSRVLATDPFLPADVIVESGAEPTDLDALFRSADLITLHAPGGQTLVDAARLDSIRPGLILVNTARPDLVDEAAIADALRDGRLGAYAADTLNGDTAASASPLLADDLADRVTVTPHLGAQTTQAVDNMGSMSLDDVLAVLAGRSPAHPVSPRL
- the xylB gene encoding xylulokinase — translated: MLIAHDLGTTGNKASLHHDDGRLVTSVTVPYPAHFAAGGIAEQDPADWWDAVASATRQLLVRAGVAPETVVGLVVSGQMMGTVLLDAHGEPVRPAIIWADTRSGAQTRALEERLGAADAYRALGHRLNPTYSIEKIMWVRDNEPDVWARVRHFCVAKDYIVYRLTGRLATERSDASGTNAYDQLRGTWSAEVLAAAGLDAALFPEILESTTVAGTLTTASADALGLSTSVRVVMGGGDGPLAAVGSGIVAPEDGAYVCLGTSSWISFASLIPLHDPQMRTMTFDNVVPGSFVPTATMQAGGASVQWIAEALSPDPAHPDTARLTAEAGGDLDTEDLYFLPYLLGERSPLWDPHARGAFVGIGRHHTRAHLTRAVLEGVAYNLLTCIQAFRESGAAIDRIDAVGGGAQSDAWLGILADVWGVPIRRRTIVEEANSLGAAVTGAVGLGLADFSAARALSEVTAEFAPDAGRHAVHAQRHARFVDAYAALEPWFTAAPPAEER
- a CDS encoding phosphotriesterase family protein; this encodes MPVIRTVLGDVDPAQLGATNYHEHLFQISPLLVGDELDDEDLSGREAALLKASGFTAMVDATPFGLGRDPEAVARISAGTGMHVVATTGRHREAHYGADHPLQVWGVERLAELFVSEVTRGMVVDDALVFETPDVPRAAAPDGAVVRAGMLKAGVDYWSISTFERTTLLAVADAHRTTGAPVMVHLEFCTAAHEVLDLLEAEGVASDRVVLAHADRDPDAGLHASLAERGAYLGYDGFARPRTRSDAELLALTERVVELGAVDRVLLGGDVARRTRYISYGGMPGLAYLGERCLPRLRSAVGEDAVERMLVANPARLLTLSA
- a CDS encoding glucose-6-phosphate isomerase family protein codes for the protein MPQFHTPPISPMAIAFDAEKLTLSPEGPTLTRRMSDLEGLFLDADAWAAASAGDDPVVYTVTSSPVPEADRELPQSITTIMPGDTSGELWMTKGHQHPNHQGEIYLALKGRGGLLMFDGERTEWLDMLPGTIGYIPPGWAHRSVNTGDEPYAFLAVYPGGAGHDYGWVLEHGMGSRAYRSAEGVDLRPYSASPSAE